The stretch of DNA ATCCATCGCCCGGTAAAGATGCTGAAGTTCAATCGGTTCAGGATTCCCCAAGGCTACGTCTTCGCGAACCCACTCCTCGACGCCTCTCTTGGAATCCGGTGCCAGCGCTCGGTTGGCAACCATGGCAAAGGAGGCCCATTCCACCAGAGACGTAAACGATCGATCTTTTATACATTGAGAAAGAGCCTGAGGGATTCCCAGCTGTTCCCACAGAGCGCGGAGCAAATAAGAGCCGCGCTCAAAAAGCAATCTTCACTTGGGACCAATTATTTTTCACCGAAACAAAAAAAACGAAGATGGCCAAAATTCTCAACCGCTTACGCAAGATTCTAACCGGACATTACTGACTGTAAATACGATCTATCAGCTTTGTCAACGGTCTTTTAAAAGTGAGCTACCTGATCATTAGCTCTGGCTCATTTCAACACCCTTCTTTCCGGTTTTTTCCCGAAGCCTGTAACTTGCTTCCCCGTATGTTGATGACCACACTGTGGTGCAGCATACGGTCCACAAAGGCAGTCACGATGACCGCATCCTGAAACAGCTGTCCAATCGGAGAAAGCTTTGTCGGACGTGATAATGGTGCTGGCTTTTTTCATAGCGATTGGCAATAAACC from Syntrophus gentianae encodes:
- a CDS encoding ATP-binding protein is translated as MGQLFQDAVIVTAFVDRMLHHSVVINIRGSKLQASGKNRKEGC